The Salvelinus alpinus chromosome 28, SLU_Salpinus.1, whole genome shotgun sequence genome includes a window with the following:
- the LOC139557377 gene encoding death effector domain-containing protein-like isoform X1, protein MTSQQHPLPNANVNPPLLVPQNSSAHHGRPHIHPNQLDSTQSSAAGHLAPHRGLMGGVGSSSVGTSSGVAVNRGASASCTNSAISRRPSSGRFEPWPEEAVDNAYGLYSLHRMFDIVGAQLTHRDVRVLSFLFVDVIDEYERGGIRSGRDFLLALERQGRCDETNFRHVLQLLRIITRHDLLPYVTLRKRQTVCPDPVDKYLEETSVRYVSPRGGESREATPHRRTGPQPVICCSPSGPQVGPPRTKPGPPLPSRKRKRAHTTGDCREKQTCDIRLRVRAEYCQHESALQGNVFSNKQEALERQFERFNQANTILKSRDLGSIICDIKFSELTYLDAFWRDYINGSLLEALKGVFITDSLKQAVGHEAIKLLVNVDEEDYQAGRRKLLRNLVTGGGAGAGAAATPEGSRGTPSS, encoded by the exons ATGACCTCACAGCAGCATCCCCTCCCCAATGCAAACGTCAACCCTCCCCTCCTTGTCCCCCAGAACTCTTCAGCTCACCACGGTAGGCCTCACATTCACCCAAACCAGCTGGACTCTACTCAGAGTAGTGCTGCGGGGCACCTTGCCCCCCACAGAGGTCTGATGGGTGGTGTGGGGTCCTCATCAGTGGGGACCTCCAGCGGAGTGGCAGTGAACAGGGGCGCCTCGGCCTCCTGCACTAACTCCGCCATTTCCAGGAGGCCCTCGTCGGGACGCTTCGAACCCTGGCCTGAGGAGGCCGTAGACAACGCTTACGGCTTGTACTCACTGCACCGCATGTTTGACATAGTGGGAGCCCAGCTCACGCACCGTGACGTGCGAGTGCTCTCCTTCCTGTTCGTGGACGTCATCGACGAGTATGAGCGCGGAGGCATCAGGAGCGGCCGGGACTTCTTGCTAGCTCTGGAGCGCCAGGGGCGCTGTGATGAGACCAACTTCAGGCACGTCCTGCAGCTGCTCCGCATCATCACACGGCACGACCTGCTGCCCTACGTCACACTCAGGAAGAGACAGACCG TGTGCCCAGACCCAGTGGATAAGTACCTGGAAGAGACGTCAGTGCGTTATGTGTCccccagaggaggagagagcagggaggctACACCCCACAGGAGGACAG GCCCCCAACCAGTAATATGCTGTTCTCCATCGGGGCCCCAGGTGGGCCCCCCCCGCACCAAGCCAGGCCCCCCATTACCGAGCCGCAAAAGGAAGAGGGCCCACACCacaggagactgcagggagaaGCAAACTTGTG ACATCCGCCTACGAGTGCGCGCCGAGTACTGCCAGCATGAATCAGCGCTTCAGGGAAACGTCTTCTCCAACAAGCAGGAGGCTCTGGAGAGGCAGTTTGAGAGGTTCAACCAGGCAAACACTATTCTCAAGTCCCGGGACCTGGGCTCCATCATCTGTGACATCAAGTTCTCGGAGCTCACATACCTAGATGCTTTCTGGCGGGATTACATCAATGGCTCCCTGCTGGAGGCCCTGAAGGGCGTCTTCATCACAGACTCACTCAAACAGGCGGTGGGCCATGAGGCCATCAAACTGCTGGTCAATGTGGATGAGGAGGACTATCAGGCCGGCCGCCGCAAGCTGCTCCGGAACCTGGTCACTGGAGGTGGGGCTGGGGCCGGGGCTGCTGCCACTCCCGAAGGGAGCAGAGGGACTCCATCCTCCTAG
- the LOC139557377 gene encoding death effector domain-containing protein-like isoform X2 has product MGGVGSSSVGTSSGVAVNRGASASCTNSAISRRPSSGRFEPWPEEAVDNAYGLYSLHRMFDIVGAQLTHRDVRVLSFLFVDVIDEYERGGIRSGRDFLLALERQGRCDETNFRHVLQLLRIITRHDLLPYVTLRKRQTVCPDPVDKYLEETSVRYVSPRGGESREATPHRRTGPQPVICCSPSGPQVGPPRTKPGPPLPSRKRKRAHTTGDCREKQTCDIRLRVRAEYCQHESALQGNVFSNKQEALERQFERFNQANTILKSRDLGSIICDIKFSELTYLDAFWRDYINGSLLEALKGVFITDSLKQAVGHEAIKLLVNVDEEDYQAGRRKLLRNLVTGGGAGAGAAATPEGSRGTPSS; this is encoded by the exons ATGGGTGGTGTGGGGTCCTCATCAGTGGGGACCTCCAGCGGAGTGGCAGTGAACAGGGGCGCCTCGGCCTCCTGCACTAACTCCGCCATTTCCAGGAGGCCCTCGTCGGGACGCTTCGAACCCTGGCCTGAGGAGGCCGTAGACAACGCTTACGGCTTGTACTCACTGCACCGCATGTTTGACATAGTGGGAGCCCAGCTCACGCACCGTGACGTGCGAGTGCTCTCCTTCCTGTTCGTGGACGTCATCGACGAGTATGAGCGCGGAGGCATCAGGAGCGGCCGGGACTTCTTGCTAGCTCTGGAGCGCCAGGGGCGCTGTGATGAGACCAACTTCAGGCACGTCCTGCAGCTGCTCCGCATCATCACACGGCACGACCTGCTGCCCTACGTCACACTCAGGAAGAGACAGACCG TGTGCCCAGACCCAGTGGATAAGTACCTGGAAGAGACGTCAGTGCGTTATGTGTCccccagaggaggagagagcagggaggctACACCCCACAGGAGGACAG GCCCCCAACCAGTAATATGCTGTTCTCCATCGGGGCCCCAGGTGGGCCCCCCCCGCACCAAGCCAGGCCCCCCATTACCGAGCCGCAAAAGGAAGAGGGCCCACACCacaggagactgcagggagaaGCAAACTTGTG ACATCCGCCTACGAGTGCGCGCCGAGTACTGCCAGCATGAATCAGCGCTTCAGGGAAACGTCTTCTCCAACAAGCAGGAGGCTCTGGAGAGGCAGTTTGAGAGGTTCAACCAGGCAAACACTATTCTCAAGTCCCGGGACCTGGGCTCCATCATCTGTGACATCAAGTTCTCGGAGCTCACATACCTAGATGCTTTCTGGCGGGATTACATCAATGGCTCCCTGCTGGAGGCCCTGAAGGGCGTCTTCATCACAGACTCACTCAAACAGGCGGTGGGCCATGAGGCCATCAAACTGCTGGTCAATGTGGATGAGGAGGACTATCAGGCCGGCCGCCGCAAGCTGCTCCGGAACCTGGTCACTGGAGGTGGGGCTGGGGCCGGGGCTGCTGCCACTCCCGAAGGGAGCAGAGGGACTCCATCCTCCTAG